One region of Streptomyces subrutilus genomic DNA includes:
- a CDS encoding asparagine synthetase A gives MTTDGPTAFAPIPDPGRHLTAPTTRSALRIQHQLLSAAREFLREQGFTELLPPIIGPVTDPGSRGSKQVDVDFYGHRYKLMTSAILYKQASLLAFDKIFCIAPNVRLEPLETAGTNRHLAEFHQLDVEVAGATRDDAVRLVEELVVHMVDSALRELPKEFAGLGRDTGAFTELLKGSFGRMRHAEAVAELQGLGHPQSPDAELDWAGEALLSAQRDRPFFVTDYPKGSRGFYDREDPEQPGLLRNFDLIAAEGYGELCSGSQRTNDYAEIVTRIRETGENPQKYRWYLDLVREGVPGSAGFGIGVERLTRYVAGLDAVWQAAAFPKVAGVVSP, from the coding sequence ATGACCACCGACGGGCCCACGGCCTTCGCACCGATCCCGGATCCCGGCCGCCACCTGACCGCCCCGACCACGCGCAGCGCGCTGCGGATCCAGCACCAGCTGCTGTCCGCGGCCCGCGAGTTCCTGCGCGAGCAGGGCTTCACCGAGCTGCTCCCGCCGATCATCGGGCCGGTCACCGACCCCGGCTCGCGCGGATCCAAGCAGGTCGACGTCGACTTCTACGGTCACCGGTACAAGCTGATGACCAGCGCCATCCTCTACAAGCAGGCTTCGCTGCTGGCCTTCGACAAGATCTTCTGCATCGCCCCCAATGTCCGGCTGGAGCCGCTGGAGACCGCCGGCACCAACCGCCACCTGGCCGAGTTCCACCAGCTCGACGTGGAGGTGGCGGGCGCGACCAGGGACGACGCGGTCCGGCTGGTCGAGGAGCTGGTGGTGCACATGGTCGACAGCGCGCTCCGCGAGCTGCCGAAGGAGTTCGCCGGACTCGGCCGGGACACGGGCGCGTTCACCGAGCTGCTGAAGGGCTCCTTCGGCCGGATGCGGCACGCGGAGGCGGTCGCCGAGCTCCAGGGGCTCGGTCACCCGCAGAGCCCGGACGCCGAACTGGACTGGGCGGGCGAGGCGTTGCTCTCCGCCCAGCGCGACCGGCCGTTCTTCGTCACCGACTACCCGAAGGGCTCGCGCGGCTTCTACGACCGGGAGGATCCCGAACAGCCGGGGCTGCTGCGGAACTTCGACCTGATCGCCGCCGAAGGCTACGGCGAGCTGTGCAGCGGCAGCCAGCGCACCAACGACTACGCGGAGATCGTCACCCGGATCCGGGAGACCGGCGAGAACCCGCAGAAGTACCGCTGGTACCTGGACCTGGTCCGCGAAGGCGTCCCCGGCAGCGCAGGATTCGGCATCGGCGTCGAGCGGCTCACCCGGTATGTCGCCGGGCTGGACGCGGTCTGGCAGGCCGCGGCCTTCCCGAAGGTGGCGGGAGTGGTGTCGCCGTGA
- a CDS encoding glutamate synthase-related protein, whose translation MSDLSAPGFPEEEVRRRARAGAAEAFPPPGEYGRVLFGAEPGGGRQPDGERDPLDALRIVPPVFMPQRLARLIDLGREPDYRDVELATEIGGFSSTMPVYVSALGSTRAAGGDLGLALSRQAGALGLPMVIGENVVPVNGYGRLGEAADRALLGRLRAYAGELPDGQGGVAVQQSTEDADAEVWNLVYSDPAARPLLESGRLAFELKLGQGAKPGLGGMTVLDAEAAARLGDRYGLDEVFGDGRVLRSSTPGTFTAEILRQQIRLMRNNFPRARVWVKLHPGRDVAEAARVAAEAGADAVTVDGAEGGTGWAPGVFPAQVGLPLAECLRRLGAAGAPPCLLVSGRIWEGGRAVKSLALGARAVGLGRAALLAAAEDPQAGLIRFAECLALEIRLLVSALGKYAPTALDREDVWSRDFPGIPVTG comes from the coding sequence GTGAGCGACCTCTCGGCGCCCGGCTTCCCCGAGGAGGAGGTCCGCCGGCGCGCCCGGGCCGGGGCGGCGGAGGCCTTCCCGCCGCCGGGCGAGTACGGCCGGGTCTTGTTCGGCGCGGAGCCCGGGGGCGGCCGGCAGCCGGACGGCGAGCGGGATCCGCTCGACGCCCTGCGGATCGTCCCGCCGGTCTTCATGCCGCAGCGCCTCGCCCGGCTGATCGACCTCGGTCGGGAACCGGACTACCGGGATGTCGAACTGGCCACGGAGATAGGGGGATTCAGCTCCACCATGCCGGTGTACGTGTCCGCGCTCGGCTCCACCCGGGCGGCCGGCGGTGATCTCGGCCTCGCGCTCAGCCGGCAGGCGGGCGCGCTCGGCCTCCCCATGGTGATCGGCGAGAACGTCGTCCCGGTGAACGGCTACGGCCGGCTCGGCGAGGCGGCGGACCGGGCGCTGCTCGGCCGCCTCCGCGCCTACGCCGGGGAACTGCCGGACGGGCAGGGCGGGGTCGCCGTCCAGCAGTCCACCGAGGACGCCGACGCCGAGGTGTGGAACCTCGTCTACAGCGACCCGGCCGCGCGTCCCCTGCTGGAATCGGGGCGGCTGGCCTTCGAGTTGAAGCTCGGCCAGGGCGCCAAACCCGGACTCGGCGGGATGACCGTGCTGGACGCGGAGGCGGCCGCCCGGCTCGGCGACCGGTACGGGCTCGACGAGGTCTTCGGCGACGGCCGGGTGCTGCGCTCCAGTACGCCCGGCACCTTCACGGCGGAGATCCTGCGCCAGCAGATCCGGCTGATGCGCAACAACTTCCCCCGGGCCCGGGTCTGGGTGAAGCTGCACCCCGGGCGGGACGTGGCCGAGGCCGCCCGGGTGGCCGCCGAGGCGGGAGCGGACGCCGTCACGGTGGACGGCGCCGAGGGCGGCACGGGCTGGGCGCCCGGGGTCTTCCCGGCCCAGGTCGGCCTGCCGCTGGCGGAGTGCCTGCGCCGGCTCGGGGCCGCCGGAGCGCCGCCCTGCCTGCTGGTCTCCGGACGGATCTGGGAGGGCGGCCGGGCGGTGAAGAGCCTCGCGCTCGGCGCCCGCGCGGTGGGTCTGGGCCGGGCGGCGCTGCTCGCCGCGGCCGAGGACCCGCAGGCCGGGCTGATCCGGTTCGCCGAATGCCTCGCGCTGGAAATCCGGCTGCTGGTCAGCGCGCTCGGAAAATACGCGCCGACCGCGCTGGACCGGGAGGACGTATGGTCGCGGGATTTCCCTGGAATTCCCGTCACCGGATAA